A genomic stretch from Arvicanthis niloticus isolate mArvNil1 chromosome 12, mArvNil1.pat.X, whole genome shotgun sequence includes:
- the LOC117717483 gene encoding interferon-induced GTP-binding protein Mx2, producing MVLNTEENRSVDLVNLPSDSLPSGETGLGEKDQESVNNLCSQYEEKVRPCIDLIDSLRALGVEQDLALPAIAVIGDQSSGKSSVLEALSGVALPRGSGIVTRCPLVLKLKKLNQGEEWRGKVTYDDIEVELSDPSEVEEAINKGQNFIAGIGLGISDKLISLDVSSPHVPDLTLIDLPGITRVAVGNQPADIGRQIKRLIRTYIQKQETINLVVVPSNVDIATTEALSMAQEVDPEGDRTIGILTKPDLVDRGTEDKVVDVVRNLVYHLKKGYMIVKCRGQQDIQERLSLTEALQNEQVFFKEHPHFSVLLEDGKATVPCLAERLTTELISHICKSLPLLENQIKESHQNASEELQKYGADIPEDDSEKTIFLIEKLNAFNQDITTIVQGEENVGEGECRLFTRLRKEFLLWSKEIEKNFQRGYDALYKEVQTFERQYRGRELPGFVNYKTFENIIRRQIKALEEPAIEMLHTVTEIVRAAFVSVSERNFSEFLNLHRTAKSKLEDIRLEQETEAEKSIRLHFQMEQIIYCQDQIYRGALQKVRAEEAEEEEKAMKHRTISSSKSQDLQNSNMAEIFQHLNAYRQEAHNRISSHIPLIIQYFILKMFAEQLQKGMLQLLQDKDSCSWLLKEKSDTSEKRKFLKERLARLAQARRRLAKFPG from the exons atggttcttaacacagaagaaaacagaagtgttgATTTAGTCAACTTACCCAGTGACTCACTGCCCAGTGGAGAGACTGGCCTAGGAGAGAAAGACCAG GAGTCTGTAAACAACCTCTGCAGTCAGTATGAGGAGAAGGTGCGACCCTGCATTGACCTCATCGACTCTCTGAGGGCTCTGGGTGTGGAGCAGGACCTGGCCTTGCCTGCCATCGCTGTCATTGGGGACCAGAGTTCAGGGAAGAGCTCTGTGCTGGAAGCACTGTCTGGAGTGGCCCTCCCCAGAGGCAGTG GTATTGTCACCAGATGTCCCCTGGTACTGAAATTGAAGAAGCTGAATcagggagaggagtggagaggCAAAGTCACCTATGATGACATCGAAGTGGAGCTCTCTGATCCTTCAGAGGTGGAAGAGGCCATCAACAAAG GTCAGAACTTCATTGCTGGGATAGGGCTGGGGATCAGTGATAAGCTCATTAGCCTGGATGTCAGCTCCCCACATGTTCCAGACCTGACTCTGATTGACCTGCCTGGAATTACCAGGGTGGCTGTAGGCAACCAGCCTGCAGACATAGGACGCCAG ATCAAGAGACTCATCAGGACATACATCCAAAAGCAGGAGACCATCAACCTGGTGGTAGTCCCCAGCAATGTGGACATTGCTACCACAGAGGCCCTGAGCATGGCTCAGGAGGTGGATCCTGAAGGAGATAGGACCATAG GGATCTTGACCAAGCCTGATCTGGTGGACAGAGGTACTGAAGATAAGGTTGTGGATGTGGTGCGGAACCTGGTGTACCATCTGAAGAAGGGCTACATGATTGTCAAGTGCAGGGGTCAGCAGGACATCCAGGAGCGGCTGAGCCTGACTGAGGCTCTTCAGAATGAGCAAGTCTTCTTCAAGGAACACCCTCATTTCAG TGTTCTTCTGGAGGATGGGAAGGCCACAGTGCCCTGCCTGGCGGAGAGACTGACCACGGAACTCATCTCACACATCTGT AAATCTCTTCCTTTGTtagaaaatcaaataaaggaaagTCACCAGAATGCAAGTGAGGAGCTGCAGAAGTACGGTGCAGACATACCAGAAGATGACAGTGAAAAGACTATCTTCCTGATTGAA aaaCTCAATGCTTTTAACCAGGACATCACTACCATAGTACAAGGGGAAGAGAATGTTGGGGAGGGAGAATGTCGCCTATTCACCAGGCTCCGTAAAGAGTTCTTGTTGTGGAGTAAGGAGATTGAAAAGAATTTCCAAAGAG GTTATGATGCCTTATATAAAGAAGTCCAGACATTTGAAAGGCAATATCGTGGCCGAGAACTGCCAGGGTTTGTGAATTACAAAACGTTTGAGAACATCATAAGAAGACAAATCAAAGCCCTGGAAGAGCCAGCTATAGAAATGCTGCACACGGTCACGG AAATTGTACGAGCTGCCTTTGTAAGTGTTTCTGAGAGGAATTTTTCTGAGTTTCTTAACCTCCACAGAACTGCCAAG TCCAAACTTGAAGACATCAGATTAGAACAAGAAACGGAAGCAGAGAAGTCGATCCGACTTCACTTCCAGATGGAGCAAATCATCTACTGCCAGGACCAAATTTACAGGGGAGCCTTGCAGAAGGTCAGAgcagaggaagctgaggaggaggagaaagcgATGAAGCATCGCACCATCAGTTCCTCTAAGTCCCAAGATTTACAGAACTCGAACATGGCTGAGATCTTCCAGCATTTGAATGCCTATCGCCAG GAGGCTCACAACCGCATTTCCAGCCACATTCCCTTGATCATCCAGTATTTCATCCTGAAGATGTTTGCTGAGCAGCTGCAGAAGGGCATGCTCCAGCTCCTGCAGGACAAGGATTCCTGCAGCTGGCTTCTGAAGGAGAAGAGTGACACCAGCGAGAAGAGAAAATTCCTGAAGGAGCGGCTGGCAAGGCTGGCCCAGGCTCGGCGCCGGCTAGCCAAATTCCCTGGTTAA